A genomic segment from Pseudomonas mendocina encodes:
- a CDS encoding HDOD domain-containing protein, with protein MTYELTAEQIQQVLQGISVPPQPQIMVDLQMEQIMPNPDLRSIAKLISQDPGLSGALLKIVNSPHFGLANRIASIQQAVNLLGCNTVINLINAQSIKGELTDEAILVLNRFWDSAQDVAMTCLTLAKRLGYHSPDEAYSLGLFHDCGIPLMLKRFPNYMQVLEEAYASASDECRVVDTENRLLTTNHAVVGYFTARSWRLPGHLCEVIANHHNALSIFSDDSGREAQLKTLLGILKMAEHICESHRVLGGQAVDMEWHYIAQPILEYVGLSEYDFENLRESIRDLTVL; from the coding sequence ATGACCTACGAACTCACCGCCGAACAGATCCAGCAAGTCCTGCAGGGGATCAGCGTACCGCCACAACCGCAGATCATGGTCGACCTGCAGATGGAGCAGATCATGCCTAATCCCGATCTGCGCAGCATCGCCAAGCTGATCAGCCAGGACCCGGGGTTGTCCGGCGCGTTGCTGAAGATCGTCAACTCGCCGCACTTCGGCCTGGCCAATCGCATCGCCTCGATCCAGCAGGCAGTCAATCTGCTGGGCTGCAATACGGTGATCAACCTGATCAATGCGCAGTCGATCAAGGGCGAGCTGACCGACGAAGCGATCCTGGTGCTCAACCGCTTCTGGGACAGCGCCCAGGACGTGGCGATGACCTGCCTGACCCTGGCCAAGCGTCTCGGTTATCACTCGCCGGACGAAGCCTACAGCCTGGGGTTGTTCCACGACTGCGGCATTCCACTGATGCTCAAGCGCTTCCCCAACTACATGCAGGTCCTCGAGGAGGCCTATGCCAGCGCCAGCGACGAGTGCCGTGTGGTCGATACCGAGAACCGTCTGCTGACCACCAACCACGCGGTAGTGGGTTACTTCACCGCGCGTTCCTGGCGGTTGCCGGGGCACCTGTGCGAGGTCATCGCCAACCACCACAACGCTCTGTCGATCTTCAGCGATGACTCCGGACGCGAAGCGCAGCTCAAGACGCTGCTGGGCATCCTGAAGATGGCCGAGCATATCTGCGAAAGCCATCGTGTGCTGGGGGGGCAGGCCGTCGACATGGAGTGGCATTACATCGCTCAGCCGATTCTCGAATACGTCGGGCTGTCGGAGTATGACTTCGAGAACCTGCGTGAAAGCATTCGCGACCTGACCGTCCTTTGA
- a CDS encoding Na/Pi cotransporter family protein produces the protein MKSLRWVMLLLVVAGLIASFWFSQGWLQLCAGLAIFLFGMQCLEEGLRQLAGSKLEQVLGRSTSTPFKSLLFGVGGTLLLQSSTLVSLLTIAFISTGLIQLAGGIAILFGANLGATSGIWLLALAGQNLSLSPLALPLLVFGVLAGFFGAKSKAAGRIVLGIAFIFLGIDQIKEGFASFGDGLDMTGLQEGGLRGALLFTAIGMAITVVLQSSHATLMLTLAALASGQLELGQSLAIAIGSNVGSSVTTAFVGSLGGNRSGQRLALAHVLFNITTGILAFCLLGPLTWLVHALAEPLGLGDNSLIQLAMFHTLFNAMGVALFWPLQGRLAQYLIRWLPERVEPPVLIAELAPEQIAEPERTRARYLNERALDSVDAASGAVVQELGHLGRLSLEVICHALYLPVDQLARARADEQLLQAKPAQGGFDAEHLYQFHIKGVYGDLLSFMGRMELPMDEAHQQFWVSCQLAALQLVDAVKDAKHLQKNLGHYLDAPPSAVRDAYVELRRHLLATLHEVRELARSDMPEEMWQSRLRWLDEQAASFDGQFRQRLFADVRSGRLDGLQTSSLMNDLGYVSRIFQSLRNVLMLGSEQALFRELRKLGEEQESLIRLS, from the coding sequence ATGAAGTCCCTGCGCTGGGTGATGCTGTTGCTGGTGGTAGCGGGGTTGATTGCCTCGTTCTGGTTCAGCCAGGGCTGGCTGCAGCTCTGCGCTGGCCTGGCGATCTTCCTGTTCGGTATGCAGTGCCTGGAAGAGGGTTTGCGCCAGTTGGCGGGCAGCAAGCTGGAACAGGTACTCGGGCGCAGCACCTCGACGCCGTTCAAGAGCCTGCTATTCGGCGTCGGTGGGACCTTGTTGCTGCAGTCGAGCACGCTGGTGTCCCTGCTGACTATCGCCTTCATCAGCACCGGGCTGATCCAGTTGGCCGGCGGTATCGCCATCCTGTTCGGTGCCAATCTCGGTGCCACCAGCGGTATCTGGCTGCTGGCACTCGCCGGGCAGAATCTCAGCCTGAGCCCGCTGGCCTTGCCACTGCTGGTGTTCGGTGTACTTGCCGGCTTCTTCGGGGCCAAGAGCAAGGCGGCCGGGCGCATCGTGCTGGGCATCGCCTTCATCTTTCTCGGCATCGACCAGATCAAGGAAGGCTTCGCCAGTTTCGGTGATGGCCTGGACATGACCGGTCTGCAAGAGGGTGGTCTGCGCGGGGCGTTGCTGTTCACCGCCATCGGCATGGCTATCACCGTGGTGCTGCAGTCCAGCCACGCCACGTTGATGCTGACTCTTGCCGCGCTGGCCAGCGGCCAACTGGAGCTGGGGCAGAGCCTGGCCATCGCCATTGGTTCCAACGTCGGCAGCAGCGTGACCACCGCCTTCGTCGGCTCACTGGGTGGCAATCGCAGTGGTCAGCGCCTGGCGCTGGCCCATGTGTTGTTCAACATCACCACCGGCATACTCGCTTTCTGCCTGCTCGGTCCGTTGACCTGGCTGGTACATGCGCTGGCCGAGCCCTTGGGGCTGGGTGACAACAGCCTGATCCAACTGGCGATGTTCCATACCTTGTTCAACGCCATGGGCGTGGCGCTGTTCTGGCCGCTGCAGGGGCGCCTGGCGCAGTATCTGATTCGCTGGCTGCCGGAGCGTGTCGAGCCGCCAGTGCTGATCGCCGAACTGGCGCCTGAGCAGATCGCCGAGCCGGAACGCACCCGCGCTCGCTACCTCAACGAACGCGCGCTGGACTCGGTTGATGCTGCATCCGGTGCGGTGGTGCAGGAACTTGGGCACCTTGGGCGCCTGAGTCTGGAGGTGATTTGTCATGCGCTCTATCTGCCGGTGGATCAGTTGGCGCGTGCTCGTGCGGACGAGCAATTGTTGCAAGCCAAGCCCGCCCAAGGCGGCTTCGATGCCGAGCACCTGTATCAGTTTCACATCAAGGGCGTGTATGGCGATCTGCTGAGTTTCATGGGCCGCATGGAGCTGCCCATGGATGAAGCGCACCAGCAGTTCTGGGTCAGCTGCCAGCTGGCAGCGCTGCAACTGGTGGACGCGGTCAAGGATGCCAAGCACTTGCAGAAGAACCTCGGCCATTATCTCGACGCGCCGCCCTCGGCCGTACGTGACGCCTATGTGGAGCTGCGTCGCCACCTGCTCGCCACGCTGCATGAAGTGCGTGAGCTGGCGCGTTCCGACATGCCTGAGGAAATGTGGCAATCGCGCTTGCGCTGGCTCGATGAGCAGGCCGCGAGTTTCGACGGGCAGTTCCGCCAGCGACTGTTTGCCGATGTGCGCAGCGGGCGACTGGATGGTCTGCAGACCAGCTCGCTGATGAATGATCTGGGCTATGTCAGCCGCATCTTCCAGAGCCTGCGCAACGTCCTCATGTTGGGCAGTGAGCAGGCGCTGTTCCGTGAGTTGCGCAAGTTGGGCGAGGAGCAGGAGAGCCTGATCAGGCTCTCCTGA
- the coaD gene encoding pantetheine-phosphate adenylyltransferase, producing MNRVLYPGTFDPITKGHGDLVERAARLFDHVIIAVAASPKKNPLFPLEQRVELAREVTKHLPNVEVVGFSSLLAHFVKEQNANVFLRGLRAVSDFEYEFQLANMNRQLAPDVESLFLTPSEKYSFISSTLVREIAALGGDISKFVHPAVADALNARFHKS from the coding sequence ATGAATCGAGTGTTGTACCCGGGTACCTTCGACCCCATCACCAAAGGCCATGGCGACCTGGTCGAACGCGCCGCGCGGCTTTTCGATCACGTCATCATCGCCGTTGCCGCCAGCCCCAAGAAGAACCCGCTGTTCCCCCTGGAACAACGCGTCGAGCTGGCCCGTGAGGTGACCAAGCACCTGCCCAACGTCGAAGTGGTGGGTTTCTCCTCGCTGCTGGCGCATTTCGTCAAGGAACAGAACGCCAACGTCTTCCTACGCGGCCTGCGCGCGGTCTCGGACTTCGAGTACGAGTTTCAGCTGGCCAATATGAACCGCCAACTGGCGCCGGACGTCGAGAGCCTGTTCCTCACCCCGTCGGAGAAGTATTCCTTCATTTCCTCGACCCTGGTGCGCGAGATCGCTGCCCTGGGTGGCGACATTTCCAAGTTCGTGCATCCGGCTGTGGCCGACGCTCTCAACGCGCGCTTTCACAAAAGCTAA
- the ggt gene encoding gamma-glutamyltransferase yields the protein MLRKLLLSTLLLGASLLAQAAPQQPAIATAHPAATAAAQQMLDAGGNAFDAAIAASAALAVVEPYGSGLGGGGFFLLRSAGDTPGYDFLDARERAPLEAKPNLYVRDGKVQRELSLNGALAAAIPGLPAALVELAEHHGRLPLRASLAPAIRLANEGFAVDRVYRERATWRLAALRDDAESARLFLDQGEIPDEGHLLRQPDLALTLQSLAEHGREGFYAGPTAERLVAGVRHAGGIWTLDDLREYRIARREPLRFRLEDGRELVSAPPPSAGGIALAQSLAMLEQLPWRDAEPVQRVHYVVEALRRAYRDRGLLGDPDFVKNPVEQLLSPGHLAVLAGSIEPERATPSASLPPAGTWHEGDHTTHFAVLDSEGNAVAATLSINLPFGAAFTVPGTGVLLNDEMDDFAADVQGANAYGLAGSEANAIAGGKRPLSSMSPSFIESSDEFAAFGTPGGSRIPSMVLLSMLEYLDDQPIEHWPAVARYHHQFMPDVIEHEPDTFSDEQVAELQRRGYELKRLDRQYGNQQVLFWDKVSGEVQAASDPRGIGSAMP from the coding sequence ATGTTGCGCAAACTCCTGCTATCGACCCTGCTGCTCGGCGCCAGCCTGCTGGCTCAGGCCGCCCCGCAGCAACCCGCCATTGCCACTGCCCACCCTGCCGCCACTGCCGCCGCCCAGCAGATGCTCGACGCGGGCGGTAATGCCTTCGATGCTGCCATTGCCGCCAGCGCAGCCTTGGCCGTGGTCGAGCCCTACGGCTCGGGTCTGGGGGGTGGCGGTTTCTTCCTGTTGCGCAGCGCGGGCGACACGCCTGGCTATGACTTCCTCGATGCCCGTGAGCGCGCCCCGCTGGAGGCCAAGCCGAACCTCTATGTGCGCGACGGCAAGGTGCAACGCGAACTGTCGCTCAATGGCGCACTGGCCGCTGCCATTCCAGGGCTGCCGGCGGCGCTGGTCGAACTGGCCGAGCACCACGGGCGCCTCCCTCTGAGAGCCAGCCTGGCCCCAGCGATTCGCCTCGCCAACGAGGGCTTTGCAGTAGACCGCGTCTACCGTGAGCGCGCGACCTGGCGCCTGGCGGCACTGCGTGACGATGCCGAGAGCGCCAGGCTGTTCCTTGACCAGGGCGAAATCCCCGATGAAGGCCATTTGCTGCGCCAGCCCGACCTCGCCCTCACCCTGCAGTCACTGGCCGAGCACGGCCGTGAAGGTTTCTATGCAGGGCCAACGGCAGAACGCCTGGTCGCAGGCGTACGCCACGCTGGCGGCATCTGGACCCTGGATGACCTGCGTGAGTACCGCATCGCGCGCCGCGAACCACTGCGTTTTCGCCTCGAAGATGGCCGCGAACTGGTCAGCGCGCCACCACCCTCGGCCGGCGGCATAGCATTGGCGCAAAGCCTGGCGATGCTCGAGCAATTGCCCTGGCGCGATGCCGAACCGGTGCAGCGCGTGCACTACGTGGTCGAGGCGCTGCGCCGCGCCTACCGGGACCGCGGTTTATTGGGCGACCCTGACTTCGTCAAGAATCCCGTGGAGCAACTGCTCTCGCCCGGGCATCTGGCGGTACTGGCCGGCAGCATCGAGCCCGAGCGCGCCACGCCCAGCGCCAGCCTGCCGCCTGCCGGTACCTGGCATGAAGGCGACCACACCACGCACTTCGCCGTACTCGATTCCGAGGGCAACGCGGTCGCAGCCACGCTGTCGATCAACCTGCCGTTCGGCGCCGCCTTCACCGTGCCCGGTACCGGCGTGCTGCTCAACGACGAGATGGACGACTTCGCTGCCGACGTACAGGGCGCCAATGCTTATGGGCTGGCCGGCAGCGAGGCCAATGCCATCGCCGGAGGCAAGCGCCCGCTGTCCTCGATGAGCCCGAGTTTCATCGAGAGCAGCGACGAATTCGCCGCTTTCGGTACGCCAGGCGGCAGCCGTATTCCGAGCATGGTGCTGCTGTCGATGCTCGAGTATCTGGACGACCAGCCCATCGAGCACTGGCCGGCCGTGGCGCGCTATCACCACCAGTTCATGCCGGATGTGATCGAGCATGAGCCGGATACCTTCAGCGACGAGCAAGTCGCCGAACTGCAGCGGCGCGGCTATGAACTCAAGCGCCTGGACCGGCAGTACGGTAATCAGCAGGTGTTGTTCTGGGACAAGGTCAGCGGGGAAGTACAAGCCGCCAGCGACCCGCGCGGGATAGGCTCGGCGATGCCTTGA
- a CDS encoding class I SAM-dependent rRNA methyltransferase, translating to MSSLPSLRLKANADRRLRAGHLWVYSNEIDVAATPLNGFAAGDQAVLEAAGGKPLGIVAMSPNNLICARLLSRDVKHVLDKSLLVHRLNVALSLRERLFDKPCYRLVYGDSDLLPGLVIDRFFDILVVQLASATMEAHKDDVLAALIQVLKPSGILFKNDSSARDAEGLERYVATAYGEVPEWVALEENGVKFEAPVIEGQKTGWFYDHRMNRARLAPYVKGKRVLDLFSYIGGWGVQAAAFGASEVFCVDASGFALDGVERNATLNGFAEKVTCVEGDVFAALRELKSAEERFDVVIADPPAFIKRKKDIKNGEAAYRRLNETAMRLLNKDGILVSASCSMHLEEDNLQNILLTSARHLDRNIQLLERGAQGPDHPVHPAINETRYIKSLTVRLLPNS from the coding sequence ATGTCTTCCCTGCCCAGTCTGCGCCTGAAAGCCAACGCCGACCGACGCCTGCGCGCCGGCCACCTGTGGGTATACAGCAACGAGATCGATGTCGCTGCCACCCCGCTGAATGGTTTCGCTGCCGGCGACCAGGCCGTCCTGGAAGCGGCCGGCGGCAAGCCGCTGGGCATCGTCGCCATGAGTCCGAACAACCTGATCTGCGCCCGCCTGCTGTCGCGCGACGTCAAGCACGTGCTGGACAAATCCCTGCTGGTGCACCGCCTCAACGTGGCCCTGAGCCTGCGTGAGCGTCTGTTCGACAAGCCCTGCTACCGCCTGGTCTACGGCGACTCGGACCTGCTGCCGGGTCTGGTGATCGACCGATTCTTCGACATCCTCGTGGTACAGCTGGCCTCGGCCACCATGGAAGCGCACAAGGACGACGTGCTCGCCGCGCTTATCCAGGTGCTCAAGCCCAGCGGCATCCTGTTCAAGAACGACTCCAGCGCCCGCGATGCCGAGGGCCTGGAGCGCTATGTGGCGACTGCCTATGGGGAAGTACCGGAATGGGTCGCGCTGGAAGAGAACGGCGTGAAATTCGAAGCACCGGTGATCGAAGGGCAGAAAACCGGCTGGTTCTATGACCACCGCATGAACCGCGCGCGCCTGGCGCCCTACGTGAAAGGCAAGCGCGTGCTCGACCTGTTCAGCTACATCGGCGGCTGGGGCGTACAGGCGGCGGCGTTCGGCGCCAGCGAAGTGTTCTGCGTGGACGCCTCCGGCTTCGCCCTCGATGGTGTCGAGCGCAACGCCACGCTCAACGGCTTCGCCGAGAAGGTCACCTGTGTCGAAGGCGACGTGTTCGCCGCGCTGCGCGAACTGAAATCCGCGGAAGAGCGCTTCGACGTGGTGATCGCCGACCCGCCCGCCTTCATCAAGCGCAAGAAGGACATCAAGAACGGCGAAGCTGCCTATCGCCGTCTCAACGAAACCGCGATGCGCCTGCTGAACAAGGACGGCATCCTGGTCAGCGCCAGTTGCTCCATGCATCTGGAGGAAGACAACCTGCAGAACATTCTGCTGACCAGCGCCCGCCATCTGGACCGCAACATCCAGTTGCTCGAGCGCGGAGCCCAAGGCCCGGATCACCCGGTACACCCGGCCATCAATGAGACCCGCTACATCAAGAGCCTGACCGTACGCCTGCTGCCCAACAGCTGA
- a CDS encoding lysophospholipid acyltransferase family protein, whose translation MSGNYLPRNPAAEWLGHSVLKLMGWRIEGQLPKLDKFVAIGAHHTSNWDFVIFIALKFVLRLNARWFGKHSIFRWPFGGLMRSWGGIAIRRERTLNTVEQAIQAFREHDQFILVLSPEGTRKKVERWKMGFYHIAMGAGVPIVLGALDYHNRRVVIGPTFQPTGNEKADLANILAFFRPYVPKKPEYAFHGD comes from the coding sequence ATGTCCGGTAACTACCTGCCGCGCAATCCAGCTGCCGAATGGCTGGGGCACAGCGTGCTGAAATTGATGGGCTGGCGTATCGAGGGGCAGTTGCCGAAGCTCGACAAGTTTGTCGCTATTGGTGCCCACCACACTTCCAACTGGGACTTCGTGATTTTCATCGCGCTGAAATTCGTGCTGCGCCTGAATGCTCGCTGGTTCGGCAAGCACAGCATCTTCCGCTGGCCCTTCGGTGGCTTGATGCGCAGTTGGGGCGGCATTGCGATTCGCCGGGAGCGCACGTTGAACACCGTCGAACAGGCCATTCAGGCCTTCCGCGAGCACGACCAATTCATCCTGGTGCTATCGCCCGAGGGCACACGCAAGAAGGTCGAGCGCTGGAAGATGGGCTTCTACCATATCGCTATGGGCGCGGGTGTACCCATCGTGTTGGGCGCGCTGGATTACCATAACCGCCGGGTGGTGATTGGCCCGACCTTCCAGCCTACGGGCAATGAAAAAGCCGATCTGGCTAACATTCTTGCGTTCTTTCGCCCTTATGTACCGAAAAAGCCGGAATACGCCTTTCATGGCGATTGA
- a CDS encoding YfhL family 4Fe-4S dicluster ferredoxin, whose protein sequence is MSLIITDDCINCDVCEPECPNGAISQGEEIYVIDPNLCTECVGHYDEPQCQQVCPVDCIPLDENNVESKDELMQKYRIITGKA, encoded by the coding sequence ATGTCCCTGATCATCACCGACGATTGCATCAACTGCGACGTCTGCGAACCCGAGTGCCCCAACGGCGCCATTTCCCAAGGTGAGGAGATCTACGTGATCGACCCCAACCTGTGCACCGAATGCGTCGGCCACTACGATGAGCCGCAATGCCAGCAGGTCTGCCCTGTCGACTGCATTCCGCTCGACGAGAACAACGTCGAGAGCAAGGATGAACTGATGCAGAAGTACCGTATCATCACCGGCAAGGCCTGA
- a CDS encoding ABC transporter ATP-binding protein: MTAQAGNDAFLRFTNVKKTYDHKTLVVKDFNLNVAKGEFITLLGPSGSGKTTCLMMLAGFEDVTSGEILINGRNVTSIAPYDRNIGMVFQQYALFPHMTIRENLAYPLKIRKLPKDEIRAKVEQYLALVELQAFGGRYPGQLSGGQRQRVALARALIFAPDIVLMDEPLGALDKKLREQMQFEIKRLHEQLGFTVIYVTHDQTEALTMSDRIAVFNNGVVQQCAAPHVLYERPANLFVADFIGESNKLEGVIETVETDRVQVRLDDGGLVSTLKANCCEVGQATTVSVRPEKLNFTTRLGDSGNQVKARFVTRHYVGEYIRYHFETASGSELVVKNLNDSSAPQLSAQEEIALTWLPEDSQALDRSEVPTTL, translated from the coding sequence ATGACTGCGCAGGCTGGGAACGACGCGTTCCTGCGATTCACCAACGTCAAGAAGACCTACGATCACAAGACCCTGGTGGTCAAGGACTTCAACCTCAACGTGGCCAAGGGCGAGTTCATCACCCTGCTCGGCCCCTCCGGTTCCGGCAAGACCACCTGCCTGATGATGCTCGCTGGCTTCGAGGACGTGACCAGCGGCGAGATTCTGATCAACGGCCGCAACGTCACCAGCATCGCGCCGTACGACCGCAACATCGGCATGGTCTTCCAGCAGTACGCGCTATTCCCGCACATGACCATCCGCGAGAACCTTGCCTACCCGTTGAAGATCCGCAAGCTGCCCAAGGACGAGATTCGCGCCAAGGTCGAGCAGTACCTCGCCCTGGTCGAACTGCAGGCCTTCGGCGGGCGCTATCCCGGCCAGCTCTCCGGCGGCCAGCGCCAGCGCGTGGCCCTGGCCCGCGCGCTGATCTTCGCCCCGGACATCGTACTGATGGACGAGCCACTCGGCGCGCTGGACAAGAAACTGCGCGAGCAGATGCAGTTCGAGATCAAGCGCCTGCACGAGCAGCTCGGCTTCACCGTGATCTACGTCACCCATGACCAGACCGAAGCGCTGACCATGAGCGACCGCATCGCCGTGTTCAACAACGGCGTGGTGCAGCAATGCGCCGCGCCACACGTGCTCTACGAACGACCGGCCAACCTGTTCGTCGCTGACTTCATCGGCGAGAGCAACAAGCTCGAAGGGGTGATCGAGACGGTCGAAACGGACCGCGTGCAGGTACGCCTCGACGATGGCGGGCTGGTCAGCACGCTTAAAGCCAACTGCTGCGAAGTTGGCCAGGCCACCACGGTGTCGGTGCGTCCGGAAAAGCTCAATTTCACCACCCGCCTCGGCGACAGCGGCAACCAGGTCAAAGCCCGCTTCGTCACCCGCCACTATGTCGGCGAATACATCCGCTACCACTTCGAGACTGCCAGCGGCAGTGAACTGGTGGTGAAGAATCTGAACGACAGTTCAGCCCCGCAACTCAGCGCTCAGGAAGAGATCGCCCTCACCTGGCTGCCGGAAGACAGCCAGGCCCTGGACCGATCGGAAGTGCCGACGACGCTCTGA
- a CDS encoding GMC family oxidoreductase, with amino-acid sequence MPVPDLFKQGLARGWKTHDGSRLENDLTLEADVAIVGSGAGGGTTAEILSAAGYKVLLIEEGPLKTSDDFKMQEAEAYPNLYQEGIGRMSKDGAITILQGRAVGGTTLVNWTSSFRTPPQTLAQWAEAHTVKGHDVESMAPWFEKMEQRLGVAPWAVPPNANNEVLRTGCDKLGYHWAVIPRNVRGCWNLGYCGMGCPTNAKQSMLVTTIPATLDADGELLYLTRADKLLIEGDKVVGIDCLGMDERCVAPTGKRIRVKARHYVLAGGGINTPGLLLRSEVPDPHKRVGRRTYLHLVNFSAAQFEQVINPFYGAPQSLYSDHFQWDDGTTGRLSFKLEVPPLQPALTATLLGDFGRENALRMEQLPHTNVMLALLRDGFHPESAEGRVELRGDGSPVLDYQMTDYTWDGVRRAFLTMAEVQFAAGAKAVMPTHADARFVKTWGEAKEMIENLDLALYRTRLGSAHVMGGCAMGEDPQQAVVDSLGRHHQLANLSIHDGSLFPTSIGANPQLSIYGLTSKLATLLAERLKA; translated from the coding sequence ATGCCCGTACCTGATTTGTTCAAACAAGGCCTGGCCAGAGGTTGGAAAACCCATGACGGTTCGCGCCTGGAAAACGATCTGACGCTGGAGGCCGACGTTGCCATCGTCGGCAGCGGCGCCGGCGGCGGCACCACGGCAGAAATCCTCAGCGCCGCCGGCTACAAGGTGCTGCTGATCGAGGAAGGCCCGCTGAAGACCAGCGACGACTTCAAGATGCAGGAGGCGGAGGCCTACCCGAACCTTTATCAGGAAGGCATCGGCCGCATGAGCAAGGATGGCGCCATCACCATCCTGCAAGGCCGTGCCGTGGGCGGCACCACGCTGGTCAACTGGACCAGCAGCTTCCGTACCCCACCGCAGACCCTGGCGCAGTGGGCCGAGGCCCATACGGTGAAGGGCCATGACGTCGAGTCCATGGCACCCTGGTTCGAGAAGATGGAGCAACGCCTGGGTGTCGCCCCCTGGGCGGTACCACCGAATGCCAACAACGAGGTGCTGCGCACCGGTTGCGACAAGCTCGGCTATCACTGGGCGGTGATTCCGCGCAACGTACGTGGATGCTGGAACCTCGGCTACTGCGGCATGGGCTGCCCGACCAACGCCAAGCAGTCGATGCTGGTCACCACCATCCCCGCCACCCTCGACGCGGACGGCGAGCTGCTCTATCTGACCCGCGCCGACAAGCTGCTGATCGAAGGCGACAAGGTGGTCGGCATCGACTGCCTGGGCATGGATGAACGCTGCGTGGCGCCCACCGGCAAACGCATCCGCGTCAAGGCGCGGCATTACGTGCTGGCCGGCGGCGGCATCAACACCCCCGGCCTGCTGCTGCGCTCCGAGGTGCCTGATCCACACAAACGCGTCGGCCGGCGCACCTACCTGCACCTGGTGAACTTCTCCGCAGCGCAGTTCGAACAGGTCATCAACCCCTTCTACGGCGCGCCGCAATCGCTCTACTCCGATCACTTCCAATGGGATGACGGCACCACTGGGCGGCTGTCCTTCAAGCTGGAAGTGCCGCCACTACAGCCGGCGCTGACCGCCACCCTGCTCGGTGATTTCGGCCGCGAGAATGCCCTGCGCATGGAGCAACTGCCGCACACCAACGTGATGCTCGCCCTGCTACGTGACGGCTTCCACCCGGAAAGCGCAGAGGGCCGTGTGGAGCTACGCGGCGACGGCAGCCCGGTGCTCGACTATCAGATGACTGACTACACCTGGGATGGCGTGCGCCGTGCCTTCCTGACCATGGCTGAAGTCCAGTTCGCTGCCGGAGCCAAGGCGGTGATGCCGACCCACGCCGACGCACGCTTCGTCAAAACCTGGGGCGAGGCCAAGGAGATGATCGAGAACCTCGACCTCGCGCTGTACCGCACCCGCCTGGGCAGCGCCCATGTGATGGGTGGTTGCGCGATGGGCGAAGACCCGCAGCAGGCGGTGGTCGACAGCCTCGGCCGCCATCATCAATTGGCCAATCTGTCGATCCACGATGGCTCGCTGTTCCCCACAAGCATCGGTGCCAACCCGCAGTTGTCGATCTACGGGCTGACCTCGAAGCTGGCGACCCTGCTGGCCGAACGATTGAAGGCCTGA
- the mutM gene encoding bifunctional DNA-formamidopyrimidine glycosylase/DNA-(apurinic or apyrimidinic site) lyase yields the protein MPELPEVETTRRGIAPYLEGQRVSRVIVRERRLRWPIPEDLDIRLSGQRIECVERRAKYLLIKAEVGSLIGHLGMSGSLRLVECGLAAAKHEHVDIELESGLALRYTDPRRFGALLWSEDPLRHELLSKLGPEPLGGLFDGERLFQMSRGRSMAVKPFIMDNAVVVGVGNIYATEALFAAGIDPRREAGSISRARYLRLAEEIKRILTHAIERGGTTLRDFVGGDGQPGYFQQELFAYGRGGEFCKVCGSTLREVKLGQRASVYCPKCQR from the coding sequence ATGCCCGAATTGCCTGAAGTCGAAACTACCCGCCGAGGTATCGCCCCCTATCTTGAAGGTCAGCGCGTCAGCCGCGTGATCGTGCGCGAACGCCGCCTGCGCTGGCCGATCCCCGAGGACCTCGACATTCGCCTGTCCGGCCAGCGTATCGAGTGCGTCGAACGGCGCGCCAAGTACCTGCTGATCAAGGCCGAAGTCGGCAGTCTGATCGGCCATCTGGGGATGTCCGGCAGCCTGCGTCTGGTGGAGTGCGGACTGGCCGCAGCCAAGCATGAGCATGTGGATATCGAACTGGAGTCCGGTCTGGCGTTGCGATATACCGATCCGCGTCGCTTCGGTGCACTGCTCTGGAGCGAAGATCCGCTGCGCCACGAACTGCTCAGCAAGCTCGGTCCGGAGCCGCTGGGCGGGCTTTTCGATGGCGAGCGGCTGTTCCAGATGTCGCGTGGGCGCAGCATGGCGGTCAAGCCGTTCATCATGGACAACGCCGTGGTGGTGGGCGTGGGTAACATTTACGCCACCGAAGCGCTATTCGCTGCCGGTATCGACCCGCGCCGCGAAGCCGGTTCGATCTCGCGGGCACGCTATCTGCGCCTGGCCGAGGAGATCAAACGCATCCTCACCCATGCCATCGAGCGTGGCGGCACCACGCTGCGCGACTTCGTCGGCGGTGATGGTCAGCCCGGCTACTTCCAGCAGGAGCTGTTCGCCTATGGGCGTGGCGGTGAGTTCTGCAAGGTCTGTGGCAGCACGCTGCGTGAAGTCAAACTGGGGCAGCGGGCGAGTGTTTACTGTCCCAAGTGCCAACGCTGA